From a region of the Mesomycoplasma ovipneumoniae ATCC 29419 genome:
- a CDS encoding Mbov_0395 family pilin-like conjugal transfer protein: MYFLSLFQDTKVGGELSTLATTLQNWIKYLTQIGMPVVGGILVAAIVFFATMLSITHDVEKRDKWKKALIWSSIGFVIILVALGLSTVIISVASSAATGGAKG, encoded by the coding sequence ATGTATTTTTTAAGTTTATTTCAAGACACAAAAGTTGGAGGCGAGTTATCGACTCTTGCAACTACGTTGCAAAATTGAATAAAATATCTTACTCAAATAGGAATGCCTGTTGTTGGCGGAATTTTAGTTGCCGCAATTGTCTTTTTTGCAACAATGCTTTCAATTACCCACGATGTTGAAAAGCGTGATAAGTGAAAAAAAGCACTAATTTGGTCTTCAATTGGATTTGTGATTATTCTAGTTGCTCTTGGATTATCAACAGTAATAATTTCTGTTGCAAGTTCAGCTGCAACTGGAGGGGCTAAAGGGTAA
- a CDS encoding LppA-related lipoprotein encodes MKLLRKSKLNFLFFSVIFLFLSSCSVESNLPDKISKDIGDSPKIVPPPEQEQPSQPSQPSNPGQNPSNPGQNPSNPGINTETQIDKGKTQEEKKNPVISQKPDLPPAVIQNPDVIEEKPGIIKITDDKKGLEQPKIPSFTPQKPSDEEEIVPQPFDPKKEEKETDVQLAQLKGYLSTLPSSFRITNHMQSSYPLTIITEGKTIKKNFSYVNFIDPIQDLNDKYSVKLDFSNAVVASTGPSNQEKPINNVLLFLHLKDNDSIKSSKMVSLFYKQEETSKINLIAKKLPDDFKNIFPSFLAFSLLNSKNDVISNPFFNQIGHVLNNRNFGVGLKDTFAEFSPEINDDEKEKYGFDVVSTQPDDENGKLRLNLQIWKIDKDTEIKTFLPNNKSLEFSGLAKNSDNIYQIELSEKDLEITALKNDVKKTLLERDLKSNFTKHTFLKHLLEHLYIRVNAEINNKWIKLSEVKHNRWLIFPQIQFANLVTTQLIDNLTLEKNDKKITWTLDLKTVLLNNNQILTPNGEFLLGKEKIHKISGVLEIN; translated from the coding sequence ATGAAATTACTAAGAAAATCAAAATTAAACTTTTTATTTTTTTCAGTAATTTTTTTATTTTTATCAAGTTGTTCAGTTGAGTCAAATTTACCTGATAAAATAAGTAAAGATATTGGTGATTCGCCAAAAATTGTTCCACCACCTGAACAAGAGCAACCATCTCAACCATCTCAACCATCAAATCCAGGTCAAAATCCATCAAATCCAGGTCAAAATCCATCAAATCCAGGAATTAATACAGAAACCCAAATTGATAAGGGTAAAACTCAGGAAGAAAAAAAGAATCCGGTCATTAGTCAAAAACCTGATTTGCCACCCGCTGTTATACAAAACCCTGATGTGATTGAAGAAAAACCGGGCATAATTAAAATAACAGATGATAAAAAAGGGTTAGAACAGCCCAAAATTCCATCTTTTACACCACAAAAACCAAGTGATGAAGAAGAAATTGTTCCCCAACCTTTTGACCCAAAAAAGGAAGAAAAAGAAACTGATGTCCAATTAGCTCAATTAAAAGGTTATCTTTCAACTTTGCCTAGTTCATTTCGCATTACAAATCACATGCAAAGTTCATACCCCCTAACAATAATTACTGAAGGTAAAACTATTAAGAAAAATTTTTCTTATGTAAATTTTATTGACCCAATCCAAGATTTGAACGATAAGTATTCTGTTAAATTAGATTTTTCTAACGCTGTTGTTGCTTCTACAGGCCCATCAAACCAAGAAAAACCTATAAATAACGTGCTTTTATTTTTGCATCTTAAAGATAATGACTCAATTAAATCCTCAAAAATGGTAAGTCTTTTTTATAAACAAGAAGAGACATCAAAAATAAATTTAATTGCAAAGAAATTACCTGATGATTTTAAAAACATTTTTCCATCATTTTTAGCTTTTTCCTTGCTAAACTCAAAAAATGACGTTATATCCAACCCATTTTTTAATCAAATTGGTCATGTTTTAAATAATCGAAATTTTGGAGTCGGACTTAAAGATACTTTTGCCGAATTTAGCCCTGAAATTAACGATGATGAAAAAGAAAAATATGGATTTGATGTTGTTAGCACTCAACCTGATGATGAAAATGGAAAATTAAGACTTAATTTACAAATTTGAAAAATAGACAAAGATACTGAGATAAAAACGTTTTTGCCAAATAATAAAAGTCTTGAATTTTCAGGTTTAGCTAAAAATTCTGACAATATTTACCAAATCGAATTATCAGAAAAAGATTTAGAAATTACTGCTTTAAAAAATGATGTTAAAAAAACATTATTAGAAAGAGATTTAAAATCCAACTTTACTAAACATACATTTTTAAAACATTTATTAGAGCACTTATATATAAGGGTTAATGCTGAAATTAATAATAAGTGGATTAAATTATCTGAAGTTAAGCATAACAGATGACTTATTTTCCCGCAAATTCAGTTTGCAAATTTAGTTACTACTCAATTAATAGATAATTTAACTTTAGAAAAAAATGATAAAAAAATTACTTGAACCTTAGATTTAAAAACAGTTTTACTAAATAACAATCAAATTTTGACCCCTAATGGCGAATTTTTGCTAGGTAAGGAAAAAATTCACAAAATTAGTGGCGTTCTTGAAATTAATTAA
- a CDS encoding DNA-processing protein DprA, producing the protein MNKKLIHYAIKYKGDYFSIQKAIQQNEEVTDEQIEKIEQLINSGEIRAITITDKNYPESLRILKDPPYVIFYSGNIEALNDLHPKASLIGENYIPQIQSFFNRSLDQIIKRHVLVTNGYKGVEQKVMEFFRLHEIPIIGVSVNGVENPWMFENFKDYDKLLIISEYPKGANINKKRLIQRNRLVAALSNFLVVYSLRQKGGSQNLVNFFLDLGKEIYCFYDDNYENLIDFKGSFDLIYQGANWITEIKDVHYKIGMGEE; encoded by the coding sequence ATGAATAAAAAATTAATTCACTATGCAATTAAATATAAAGGGGATTATTTTTCAATCCAAAAGGCAATCCAACAAAATGAAGAGGTAACAGATGAACAAATAGAAAAAATCGAACAATTAATTAATTCAGGGGAGATTAGGGCAATTACAATTACAGATAAAAATTACCCTGAATCCTTGCGGATTCTTAAAGACCCGCCATATGTGATATTTTATAGCGGCAATATCGAAGCTTTAAATGACCTGCATCCAAAAGCTTCACTAATTGGTGAAAATTACATCCCTCAAATTCAAAGTTTTTTTAATCGTTCACTTGATCAAATAATAAAAAGACACGTTTTAGTAACAAACGGCTACAAAGGAGTGGAACAAAAAGTAATGGAATTTTTCCGTTTACATGAAATACCAATTATTGGCGTCTCAGTAAATGGGGTTGAAAATCCTTGAATGTTTGAAAATTTTAAAGATTATGACAAATTATTGATAATTTCTGAATACCCTAAGGGGGCTAACATTAATAAAAAACGGCTAATCCAACGGAATCGATTAGTTGCTGCCCTTAGTAATTTTTTAGTGGTTTATTCACTCAGGCAAAAAGGTGGATCACAAAATCTAGTTAATTTTTTTCTCGATCTTGGCAAGGAAATTTATTGCTTTTATGATGATAATTATGAGAATCTAATTGATTTTAAAGGTTCTTTTGACTTAATTTATCAAGGAGCAAATTGGATAACTGAAATCAAAGATGTGCATTACAAAATAGGAATGGGTGAAGAATAA
- the msrB gene encoding peptide-methionine (R)-S-oxide reductase MsrB produces the protein MEKNKKKLDHLNELQYKVTQENFTEPPFDNLYNDNYEEGVYVDIIDGTPLFLSSTKYNSGSGWPSFWKPLNEDSVVEVLDFSHSMTRVEVRSKNADSHLGHVFNDGPKEQGGRRYCINSAALKFIPKNELKSNNLEHLLKYFD, from the coding sequence ATGGAAAAAAACAAGAAAAAACTTGATCATTTAAACGAATTACAATACAAAGTTACACAAGAAAATTTTACAGAACCACCTTTTGATAATCTTTATAACGATAATTACGAAGAAGGTGTTTATGTTGATATTATCGACGGAACTCCGCTTTTTTTGTCTTCAACTAAATATAATTCAGGATCTGGTTGACCATCTTTTTGAAAACCTTTAAACGAGGACTCAGTTGTTGAAGTTCTTGATTTTAGCCACTCAATGACTAGAGTTGAAGTTCGCTCAAAAAATGCTGATTCCCATTTAGGCCACGTTTTTAATGATGGGCCTAAAGAACAAGGAGGAAGACGTTATTGTATTAATTCAGCTGCCCTTAAATTTATTCCTAAAAATGAATTAAAAAGCAATAATTTAGAGCATCTTTTAAAATACTTTGACTAA
- a CDS encoding MAG2960 family serine endopeptidase lipoprotein yields the protein MKKLSKLIFYNLFFGSISIILFSACNVNNDKFDSKEQISPKIHAKIENQQQISLDDVDWKNINFEYDSDKYNLQKLTLNKNFEQNSLTVNVLLVDTKKQLSIPKEFVFTSFLKVKDKAPEPNLDKVQKPVKEEKAKKVEKSPSSQPDFSKTKIQKILKPPSSNKPEITRIIKSEQKPKSQIVNNSNPKINNVPTNNSPINKVNSSQFQTVNYNTKTYNPLFEATPKLKYTNKIYSESQNPEYFKDAHYFGKDFLLNHSVMQIIQNTPKYQTGVHNLYTFLYNGDNNQPINFLDPNDPNRNKRFWELAKNVGHYGDFGKNNDEKLMFYNRGISYNGMAEQIYLPKFSEGESSGALSNSENLTEIVKKNPFGFLPSNLSQLFYYMKIDEIGKIFKISNLKKVSANFDDKKGQISILFESGDGKKQIWKSNQTNSNLKKDIDYEKFIYDRSFSLGIYGFKYYQDQFFGNRYGTEAFKEYGTAWVLDRITNNDANSDSYELLVGTNIHVWNMPQIFDKSMYFFDVDNKSEKSKKWNAGFVNQNYQFISEEDAKKGNKLKPFFTAARSEHLISGNKYENTYPKIKEYPVFDAYDSYLTAPYYTPRYKVEGIMGHDVDVGLKYLDNYNETTRVGTTKNGGSDFVILRLKIKKTDLEHVLPELKKAIDSGTEKDWHIGLGRNEKFSPIKTQFYGGYPVATSDNENGDWEKGVNFKSNKSTGGIINTRSRVINDSLFHGLWVPYNDAENKDWNAKHERWKNYQKPFLANLKHGMLKKVLNQHSNLYTKVNSENKLDALGPGSSGSMAIDSSFNLIGINYSYSTDSESNTFSNAISLMEGQSTYLDGFNGNIREDFKKKLQKDGLYTVKINPKS from the coding sequence ATGAAAAAGCTTAGTAAACTTATTTTTTATAATCTGTTTTTTGGCTCAATATCAATAATTTTATTTTCAGCGTGCAATGTAAACAATGATAAATTTGATTCAAAAGAACAAATTAGTCCTAAAATTCATGCAAAAATTGAGAACCAACAGCAAATTAGTCTTGATGATGTCGATTGGAAAAACATTAACTTTGAATATGACAGCGATAAATACAATTTGCAAAAATTGACTTTAAATAAAAACTTTGAACAAAATTCGTTAACAGTTAATGTTTTGCTTGTTGATACTAAAAAGCAACTTTCAATACCAAAAGAGTTTGTTTTTACTTCGTTTTTAAAAGTAAAAGACAAAGCGCCAGAACCAAATTTAGATAAAGTTCAAAAACCAGTTAAAGAAGAAAAGGCAAAAAAAGTTGAAAAAAGTCCTAGTTCTCAGCCTGATTTTTCTAAAACTAAAATACAAAAAATTTTAAAACCACCTAGCTCTAATAAACCTGAAATTACGAGAATTATCAAGTCTGAACAAAAACCAAAATCACAAATTGTTAATAATTCTAACCCAAAAATCAATAATGTTCCAACTAATAATTCCCCTATTAATAAAGTAAATTCAAGTCAATTTCAAACTGTAAATTACAATACAAAAACTTATAACCCACTTTTTGAAGCAACTCCAAAATTAAAATACACAAATAAAATTTACAGCGAATCACAAAATCCTGAATATTTTAAAGATGCTCATTATTTTGGCAAAGATTTTTTACTAAATCATTCAGTGATGCAAATTATTCAAAATACACCAAAATATCAAACTGGAGTGCATAATTTATACACTTTTTTGTACAATGGCGATAATAATCAGCCAATTAATTTTCTTGATCCAAATGATCCAAATAGAAATAAAAGATTCTGAGAATTAGCAAAAAATGTCGGTCATTACGGCGATTTTGGTAAAAACAATGATGAAAAATTAATGTTTTATAATCGTGGTATTTCCTATAATGGAATGGCTGAACAAATATATCTTCCAAAGTTTTCTGAGGGTGAATCTTCGGGAGCTTTAAGTAATTCTGAAAATCTAACAGAAATTGTCAAAAAAAATCCTTTTGGTTTTTTGCCGTCCAATTTAAGTCAGTTATTTTATTACATGAAAATCGATGAAATTGGCAAAATTTTTAAAATTTCTAATTTAAAAAAAGTTAGTGCCAATTTTGATGATAAAAAAGGCCAAATTAGTATTCTGTTTGAAAGTGGTGATGGCAAAAAACAAATTTGAAAATCTAATCAAACTAATTCTAATTTAAAAAAAGATATTGACTATGAAAAGTTCATTTATGATCGCTCATTTAGTCTTGGAATTTACGGATTTAAATATTATCAAGATCAATTTTTTGGAAATAGATACGGCACTGAAGCTTTTAAAGAATACGGTACCGCCTGAGTTTTAGATAGAATAACAAATAATGACGCTAATTCTGATAGTTATGAACTTTTAGTTGGGACAAACATCCATGTTTGGAATATGCCACAAATTTTTGACAAAAGCATGTATTTTTTTGATGTAGATAACAAAAGTGAAAAATCAAAAAAGTGAAATGCTGGCTTTGTTAACCAAAACTATCAATTTATCTCTGAAGAAGATGCAAAAAAAGGCAATAAATTAAAGCCTTTTTTTACCGCAGCGCGTTCAGAGCATTTAATTTCAGGCAATAAATACGAAAATACATACCCAAAAATTAAAGAATATCCTGTTTTTGATGCTTATGACAGCTATTTAACCGCTCCATATTACACTCCGCGCTACAAAGTTGAGGGAATAATGGGTCATGATGTCGATGTTGGTCTTAAATATTTAGACAATTATAATGAAACCACCCGAGTTGGAACAACCAAAAACGGCGGTTCAGACTTTGTTATTTTAAGACTGAAAATTAAAAAAACTGATTTAGAACATGTTTTACCTGAATTAAAAAAAGCGATTGATTCTGGTACTGAAAAAGATTGACATATCGGTCTAGGTCGAAATGAAAAATTTAGTCCAATAAAAACACAATTTTATGGCGGATATCCAGTTGCTACTAGCGATAATGAAAATGGTGATTGAGAAAAAGGTGTAAATTTTAAATCTAATAAATCAACAGGTGGAATAATCAACACCCGATCACGTGTAATTAATGATAGTCTTTTTCATGGTCTTTGAGTTCCTTATAATGATGCTGAAAATAAAGACTGAAATGCTAAACATGAAAGGTGAAAAAACTACCAAAAACCATTTCTTGCCAATTTAAAACACGGAATGCTAAAAAAGGTTTTAAATCAGCATTCGAATTTGTACACAAAAGTAAATTCTGAAAATAAATTAGACGCTCTTGGTCCTGGATCTTCTGGATCGATGGCTATTGATTCAAGTTTTAATTTAATTGGTATAAATTATTCCTATTCGACTGATTCAGAAAGTAACACTTTTTCAAATGCAATTTCGTTAATGGAGGGTCAGTCTACTTATCTTGATGGATTTAACGGTAATATTCGCGAAGATTTTAAGAAAAAATTACAAAAAGATGGGTTATATACAGTTAAAATTAATCCTAAATCCTAA
- a CDS encoding APC family permease encodes MMKTKSKNTLTERQFIFYGLNYVVGFGFIATISRVINQGIWGVFVFILTSLITLAVIFAFARAGQKYQNEVGGSYAYAKKTFKNGLVFFSGWNQVARIMLFSATSPLFFSTLLTQFDPDRQWVYVSISLVVYIILILAGSFGFKLSKQIILVTAIFKWATLLIGFGLIIYLIIQSNTYGHTFSQIEPFSVTLFASTILSFIYSYGGFESLATISQSVETKRFKKVIILMFLIVISSYFLFYIIFIGLGKEYLSNFGLEQVYKTLWGTTGVSLFTIGLFFNRMSATMGSVQPYARYIAPLAEDGFLPSIFAKKNKHNEYHHAIYLSVSLAITSSIIFTIIPRIAGVTDTFGTILKAGNISFLIQYFLTLFTVLIWKWRKSEQIPIWEIVIYIIGMIVILFTLIVSQLPFISSSSEEVTFEQFIPLISYVAAILIGYIVKFLNSWLKKRKLRKVVS; translated from the coding sequence ATTATGAAAACTAAATCAAAAAACACACTTACAGAACGACAATTTATTTTTTATGGGCTAAATTATGTTGTAGGATTTGGCTTTATCGCCACTATTTCGAGAGTAATTAATCAAGGAATTTGGGGTGTTTTTGTCTTTATTCTGACATCTTTAATTACTTTAGCGGTTATTTTTGCTTTTGCTCGAGCGGGGCAAAAATACCAAAATGAAGTTGGTGGTTCATATGCATATGCTAAAAAAACCTTTAAAAATGGACTTGTTTTTTTCTCAGGTTGAAATCAAGTTGCCCGAATTATGCTTTTTTCGGCAACGAGCCCGCTATTTTTTTCAACTCTACTAACACAATTTGATCCCGATCGCCAATGAGTTTATGTTTCAATCTCATTAGTAGTTTATATAATTTTAATTCTTGCCGGTAGTTTTGGGTTTAAACTCTCAAAACAAATAATTTTAGTTACTGCTATTTTTAAATGGGCAACACTTCTTATTGGTTTTGGTTTAATTATTTATTTAATTATTCAATCAAATACATATGGACATACTTTTAGCCAAATCGAACCTTTTAGTGTTACATTATTTGCTAGTACAATTTTATCATTTATTTATTCTTATGGTGGTTTTGAGTCATTAGCGACAATTTCACAAAGTGTCGAAACAAAACGGTTTAAAAAAGTAATAATTCTAATGTTTCTTATAGTAATTTCTTCCTATTTTTTATTTTATATAATTTTTATAGGACTTGGTAAAGAATATCTTTCAAACTTTGGACTTGAACAAGTCTACAAAACTCTTTGAGGTACCACAGGAGTATCACTTTTTACAATCGGATTATTCTTTAATCGAATGTCAGCAACAATGGGATCAGTTCAACCTTATGCAAGATATATTGCACCACTTGCTGAAGACGGTTTTTTACCTTCCATTTTTGCCAAAAAAAATAAGCACAACGAATACCATCATGCTATTTATCTTTCAGTTTCGCTTGCTATTACTTCAAGTATAATTTTTACAATTATTCCTAGAATTGCCGGTGTTACAGACACATTTGGTACAATTTTAAAGGCAGGAAATATCTCCTTTTTAATTCAGTATTTTCTCACACTCTTTACAGTTTTGATTTGAAAATGACGAAAAAGCGAACAAATACCAATTTGAGAAATTGTAATTTACATTATAGGTATGATTGTTATTTTATTTACCCTTATTGTTTCACAATTACCATTTATTAGTAGTAGTTCTGAAGAAGTAACTTTTGAGCAGTTTATACCTTTAATAAGTTATGTTGCCGCAATTTTAATTGGGTATATCGTTAAATTTTTAAATTCTTGACTAAAAAAGAGAAAATTGAGAAAAGTAGTTAGTTAA